The Lactuca sativa cultivar Salinas chromosome 2, Lsat_Salinas_v11, whole genome shotgun sequence genome includes a window with the following:
- the LOC111903224 gene encoding protein COFACTOR ASSEMBLY OF COMPLEX C SUBUNIT B CCB2, chloroplastic: MDPMTDSTNNQISVSRFSGSVWVGSRPVYIVYNTTVCAPARSHQSSTLKMNHSCTLFLIPSTLCSNFAPKFNGLNTFKIVTNTRKSSKISCSGADNSQNQQQQLNLSVLRFTLGIPGLDESYLPRWIGYTFGSLLILNHFLGSNSTTVTPAQLRTELLGLSLAAFSVMLPYIGQFLKGATPVIQANIPEGAEQIFAMSQHISETMKEDLAWGSYTLLRNTNTISVLISIQDVICVRGYWNTPKTMNLSKEQAVEWFKEQIQRIGLFNLTDTLYFPQRSDSELWDMLPEETRSVLVLPVLKGNNSKDEVTGFVLLASSITYAYNDKDRAWISAIAKKF; encoded by the exons ATGGATCCGATGACCGATTCCACAAATAATCAAATTTCGGTTTCCAGATTTTCCGGATCCGTTTGGGTCGGGTCTAGACCCGTGTACATCGTCTACAACACAACAGTTTGCGCACCCGCACGCAGTCATCAGTCCTCAACCCTCAAAATGAACCATAGCTGTACCCTGTTCCTTATTCCCTCCACTCTTTGCTCCAATTTCGCACCCAAATTCAATGGCCTCAACACCTTCAAGATTGTCACCAACACAAGGAAATCATCCAAAATAAGCTGCTCTGGCGCCGACAATTCTCAAAATCAACAGCAACAACTCAATCTATCTGTTCTTCGCTTCACGTTAGGAATTCCTGGATTGGATGAATCGTATTTACCCAGATGGATTGGCTATACATTTGGATCTCTTCTGATTTTGAATCACTTCCTGGGTTCGAATTCAACCACCGTGACGCCGGCCCAGCTT AGAACGGAGTTACTTGGTCTTTCTTTGGCAGCATTCTCCGTCATGCTTCCCTACATTGGGCAGTTTCTGAAG GGTGCTACTCCAGTGATTCAAGCAAACATCCCTGAAGGCGCTGAGCAAATCTTTGCAATGTCTCAGCATATATCTGAAACCATGAAAGAGGATTTAGCCTGGGGATCCTACACACTATTACGTAACACAAACACCATTTCTGTG CTTATATCTATCCAAGATGTGATATGCGTACGTGGCTATTGGAACACACCCAAAACCATGAATTTATCAAAAGAACAAGCTGTTGAATGGTTTAAGGAACAAATACAACGTATTGGCCTCTTTAATTTGACAGATACCCTTTACTTTCCTCAAAGATCAG attCTGAGCTCTGGGACATGCTTCCTGAAGAGACACGTTCTGTATTGGTTTTGCCTGTGCTTAAAGGGAACAACTCTAAAGACGAGGTTACAGGGTTTGTGTTGTTGGCATCAAGCATTACTTATGCATATAACGATAAAGATAGAGCCTGGATATCAGCCATTGCTAAAAAGTTTTGA